A genomic region of Methylobacterium durans contains the following coding sequences:
- a CDS encoding tyrosine-type recombinase/integrase: MARSVKKLSARSVATVSKPGRHSDGEGLYLVVDASGAKRWLFLFRWQGKLKEMGLGGLSSVSLADAREKAAEARRTLKAGHNPIEQRRTAREERLAAVTFGAFADEVVTSLKSGFRNDKHKAQWTSTLNTYAAPLRNMPVEAIGTDDVLRVLTPIWQSKNETASRLRGRIERILDAAKAKELRTGENPARWRGHLDKLLPARRKLTRGRHAAMPFEEVPAFVADLRKREAVAAMALEFCILNASRSGEVLGARWSEIDRRTKTWILPPERMKGGLEHRVPLTERALAILDRAEAIRSSEYVFPGYKRDRPLSVMAMEMMLRRMKVDVTVHGFRSSFRDWAGERTAFPREIAETALAHVVGDATERAYRRGDALERRRKMMAAWAAFIGKERPVDTRTNVLALRQQSA; encoded by the coding sequence ATGGCGCGATCGGTCAAGAAGCTGAGTGCCCGTTCTGTCGCCACCGTCAGCAAGCCTGGGCGCCACTCAGACGGGGAGGGGCTGTATCTCGTCGTGGACGCTAGCGGCGCCAAGCGCTGGCTCTTCCTGTTTCGGTGGCAAGGCAAGCTGAAGGAGATGGGGCTCGGCGGCCTCTCTAGCGTCTCGCTTGCCGATGCCCGCGAGAAGGCGGCAGAGGCGCGCCGGACCCTGAAAGCCGGTCACAATCCGATCGAGCAGCGACGCACCGCGAGGGAAGAACGGCTTGCAGCTGTCACATTCGGCGCCTTCGCCGACGAGGTGGTGACGAGCCTGAAGAGCGGCTTCCGCAACGACAAGCACAAGGCGCAGTGGACCTCGACCCTCAATACCTACGCCGCGCCCCTGCGTAACATGCCAGTCGAAGCGATCGGCACGGACGATGTGCTCCGTGTGCTTACACCAATTTGGCAGTCGAAGAACGAGACCGCATCGCGACTGCGCGGTCGCATCGAACGCATCCTCGACGCTGCCAAGGCCAAGGAACTGCGCACAGGTGAAAACCCGGCCCGCTGGCGCGGTCACCTCGACAAGCTGTTGCCAGCCCGGCGCAAGTTGACCCGCGGACGCCATGCCGCCATGCCGTTTGAAGAAGTGCCGGCCTTCGTCGCTGATTTGCGGAAGCGTGAGGCGGTAGCGGCCATGGCCCTGGAGTTTTGCATTCTGAATGCCTCACGCTCCGGCGAGGTGCTGGGTGCTCGCTGGAGTGAGATCGACCGCAGGACGAAGACTTGGATCCTTCCACCCGAGCGGATGAAGGGCGGCCTTGAACATCGTGTGCCGCTGACGGAGCGCGCTCTGGCAATCCTGGATCGGGCTGAAGCGATCCGCTCCAGCGAGTACGTGTTCCCCGGCTACAAGCGTGACCGGCCGCTATCGGTGATGGCGATGGAGATGATGCTGCGGCGGATGAAGGTGGACGTGACGGTCCACGGCTTCCGCTCGTCGTTCCGCGACTGGGCAGGCGAGCGGACGGCTTTCCCGCGTGAGATTGCCGAGACTGCGCTGGCGCACGTGGTGGGCGACGCGACGGAGCGAGCCTATCGACGCGGCGATGCACTGGAACGTCGTCGCAAGATGATGGCGGCCTGGGCTGCCTTCATCGGCAAGGAGCGACCCGTGGACACCCGGACGAACGTGCTCGCTCTGCGCCAGCAGTCGGCCTAG
- a CDS encoding IS701 family transposase, giving the protein MSSTSLESTLELWSTTLRQAKQRIRPLFAAPSVAASANAFLEGLLGGERRKTGWMRAEAAGDPGPWRQQAVLGRTHWDAEALRDVVRDYVLETLGSPDAVVVIDETGFLKQGRASCGVGRQYTGSAGKITNCQIGVFAAYVSDQGHAFIDRQLYLPKAWAGDPARRRAAHVPEAITFATKPQLALAMIERAIKAEVPFAWVAADSIYGVGEIELALRRAYKGYVLGVTGQHRFWSWDQNLDVAGTAEEIAKDLSETDWIRLSAGSGTKGPRLFDWAYLPLATLPADALDAALDQSVWTRGLLVRRSLSDGSFSYFTTWCPAGTPVQTLVAVEGRRWAIEDAFETAKTELGLAHNESRSWHGWHRHVSLVMLAFAMLARVRRLANGTPPKTPLIAKLAGAVVHSGDPARGDAAGAAAH; this is encoded by the coding sequence ATGTCCTCAACCTCGCTCGAATCCACGCTGGAGCTCTGGTCGACGACACTGCGGCAGGCCAAGCAGCGCATCCGCCCGCTGTTTGCCGCCCCGAGCGTCGCCGCCTCCGCCAACGCCTTCCTGGAGGGCTTGCTTGGGGGTGAGCGGCGCAAGACCGGCTGGATGCGGGCTGAAGCTGCTGGTGATCCAGGCCCCTGGCGCCAGCAGGCTGTCCTCGGTCGCACGCACTGGGACGCGGAGGCGCTGCGGGACGTGGTGCGTGACTACGTCCTCGAGACGCTCGGCTCACCTGACGCGGTGGTGGTGATCGACGAGACCGGCTTCTTGAAGCAGGGCAGAGCCTCGTGCGGTGTGGGCCGGCAGTACACAGGCTCAGCTGGCAAGATCACCAACTGCCAGATCGGGGTGTTTGCCGCCTACGTCTCGGATCAGGGCCACGCCTTCATCGATCGTCAGCTGTACCTGCCCAAAGCCTGGGCCGGAGACCCGGCTCGAAGGCGGGCGGCGCATGTGCCCGAGGCCATCACCTTTGCCACCAAGCCGCAGCTGGCGCTGGCCATGATCGAGCGGGCGATAAAGGCAGAGGTGCCGTTTGCGTGGGTTGCGGCTGACAGCATCTACGGGGTTGGCGAGATCGAGCTGGCGCTGCGCCGTGCGTACAAGGGCTACGTGCTCGGTGTCACGGGTCAGCATCGGTTCTGGTCCTGGGACCAAAACCTCGACGTTGCGGGCACCGCCGAGGAGATCGCCAAGGATCTCTCCGAGACAGACTGGATCCGGCTCTCGGCCGGATCTGGCACGAAGGGACCGCGCCTGTTCGACTGGGCCTACCTGCCGCTGGCCACGCTGCCGGCGGATGCGCTCGACGCCGCTCTTGATCAGAGCGTGTGGACGCGCGGCCTGCTCGTGCGGCGCAGCCTGTCGGACGGGAGCTTCTCCTACTTCACCACTTGGTGCCCGGCCGGCACGCCGGTGCAGACGCTGGTGGCCGTGGAGGGGCGACGCTGGGCCATCGAGGACGCGTTCGAGACCGCCAAGACGGAGCTCGGGCTGGCCCACAACGAGAGCCGTTCGTGGCACGGCTGGCACCGGCACGTCAGCTTGGTGATGCTGGCTTTTGCGATGTTGGCGCGGGTGCGCCGGTTGGCCAACGGAACGCCCCCAAAAACGCCGCTCATCGCCAAGCTCGCCGGTGCCGTGGTCCATTCAGGAGATCCGGCGCGTGGCGATGCGGCTGGCGCAGCGGCGCATTGA
- a CDS encoding ATP-grasp domain-containing protein — translation MPHERSAGERVRVLLTEGSSTSAREAITALALAGHAVSFCDPEPVCLGRFSRLVAGRYQCPPLGTDPQGYRRFVRDLVATGRFDVLLPIHEQGYLFARIADEIAPHAALALPSFESYARLQGKAGFSRLLTELGLPQPRTDLIEDHRQLAGLARYPFVLKTDLGTASRGTWLIRDPAAQARAVAEIGKAGPPGGPILVQEWVERPLEQVQSVFRHGRLVAFHATRRLIEGAGGGAALKESVRRPRIAADLARIGGHLAWHGALSLDYLADPDGVDPLYIDANPRLVEPMAAYLAGLNLADLVVRISLAHASLDLPGTDVLETHPGLRSRLALQALLGAALRTPSRRAVLRTARDLLRRRGDFVGAEEELSPARLDPPSVVPVVGAALALLVRPERADALARRNWGRHLLTPHAARLIRAMDQPDVAHRG, via the coding sequence ATGCCGCACGAGCGGTCGGCCGGGGAGCGGGTACGGGTGCTGCTCACGGAGGGCAGCAGCACCTCCGCCCGCGAGGCGATCACGGCGCTGGCACTGGCGGGGCACGCGGTCTCGTTCTGCGATCCGGAGCCCGTCTGTCTCGGCCGGTTCTCCCGTCTGGTCGCCGGCCGATACCAATGCCCGCCGCTCGGCACGGATCCGCAGGGTTATCGGCGCTTCGTCCGGGACCTCGTCGCCACCGGGCGCTTCGACGTGCTGCTGCCGATCCACGAGCAGGGCTACCTGTTCGCACGGATCGCCGACGAGATCGCGCCCCACGCCGCGCTCGCCCTGCCCTCCTTCGAGAGCTACGCCCGACTCCAGGGCAAGGCCGGCTTCAGCCGGCTTCTCACCGAACTCGGCCTGCCGCAGCCGCGGACCGACCTGATCGAGGATCATCGCCAACTCGCGGGCCTCGCCCGATACCCGTTCGTCCTTAAGACGGATCTCGGCACCGCGAGCCGCGGGACCTGGCTGATCCGCGATCCCGCCGCGCAGGCCCGTGCCGTCGCGGAGATCGGGAAGGCCGGGCCACCCGGCGGACCGATCCTGGTTCAGGAATGGGTGGAGAGGCCCCTGGAGCAGGTTCAGTCCGTCTTCCGGCACGGACGGCTCGTCGCATTCCACGCGACGCGACGCCTGATCGAGGGGGCGGGAGGCGGGGCGGCCCTGAAGGAGAGCGTCCGCCGCCCGCGGATCGCCGCCGACCTCGCGCGGATCGGCGGGCATCTCGCGTGGCACGGCGCGCTCTCGCTCGACTATCTTGCGGACCCGGACGGCGTCGATCCGCTCTACATCGATGCCAATCCGCGCCTCGTCGAGCCGATGGCGGCCTACCTCGCCGGGCTCAACCTCGCGGATCTCGTGGTCCGGATCTCGCTTGCGCACGCCTCCCTCGACCTGCCGGGGACGGATGTTCTTGAGACGCACCCCGGCCTGCGCAGCCGCCTCGCCCTGCAGGCCCTGCTCGGTGCCGCGCTGCGCACGCCCTCACGCCGCGCGGTCCTGCGGACGGCCCGCGACCTGCTTCGGCGGCGCGGCGACTTCGTCGGGGCCGAGGAGGAGCTGAGCCCGGCGCGCCTCGATCCGCCGAGCGTCGTGCCGGTGGTCGGAGCCGCTCTCGCCCTGCTGGTTCGACCGGAGCGCGCGGACGCGCTGGCGCGTCGCAACTGGGGCCGCCACCTTCTCACGCCGCACGCCGCCCGCCTCATCCGCGCGATGGATCAGCCGGACGTGGCCCATCGGGGATGA